The Enterococcus rotai genome includes a window with the following:
- a CDS encoding urease subunit gamma → MQLTTREQEKMMISLAAMIAQRRKDKKIKLNHPESVALITDLILEGAREGKTVSELMNEGRNLLTKEDVMEGISEMIPMIQVEATFPDGTKLVTVHDPIQ, encoded by the coding sequence ATGCAATTAACAACAAGAGAACAAGAAAAAATGATGATCAGCTTGGCAGCAATGATTGCCCAACGCAGAAAAGACAAAAAAATAAAGTTGAATCATCCAGAAAGTGTCGCTTTGATTACGGATTTGATTTTAGAAGGCGCACGTGAAGGAAAAACAGTTTCTGAATTAATGAACGAGGGTAGAAATCTTTTAACAAAAGAAGATGTCATGGAAGGTATTTCAGAAATGATTCCAATGATTCAAGTAGAAGCAACATTTCCAGATGGAACAAAGTTAGTTACCGTTCATGATCCAATCCAATAA
- a CDS encoding urease accessory protein UreF, with product MNINVKRFENFLDVVQVCDSTFPIGTFNHSFGMENYLRTDKITNADDFEIWLDTYLKTQFKYGEGLLINLCFKALEEEKIEVIWEYDKIITCSSQAAETRNGTKMIAKQMIDLVQTLHDIPLLDDYKQQIKKATVYGNPAIVFAIFAHYKGLDADEAILLYGYSINSTMIQNAVRAVPLGQKSGQLILQRTIPLLEEIVAEMKQLDASYLGANVPGIELSQINHETQVFRLFMS from the coding sequence ATGAACATTAATGTAAAAAGGTTTGAAAATTTTTTAGATGTTGTACAAGTCTGCGATTCCACTTTTCCTATTGGGACATTCAATCATTCCTTTGGTATGGAAAATTATTTGAGAACAGATAAAATAACGAATGCAGATGATTTTGAAATTTGGTTAGATACGTATCTAAAAACACAATTTAAATACGGTGAAGGGTTACTTATAAATCTTTGTTTTAAAGCTTTGGAAGAAGAAAAAATAGAAGTAATTTGGGAATACGATAAAATCATTACATGTTCCTCACAAGCAGCTGAAACAAGAAATGGGACAAAAATGATTGCGAAGCAAATGATTGACCTAGTTCAAACTTTACATGATATTCCATTACTAGATGATTATAAGCAACAAATCAAAAAGGCTACTGTTTATGGAAATCCAGCGATTGTTTTTGCTATTTTTGCTCATTATAAAGGACTGGACGCAGATGAAGCAATCTTACTTTATGGCTATAGTATAAATTCTACGATGATTCAAAATGCTGTCAGAGCAGTCCCTCTAGGGCAAAAAAGCGGACAATTAATTCTACAAAGAACAATCCCACTTCTAGAAGAGATAGTAGCAGAAATGAAGCAATTGGACGCATCTTATTTAGGAGCCAATGTACCTGGAATCGAATTGTCACAAATTAACCATGAAACACAAGTATTCAGACTTTTTATGTCATAG
- a CDS encoding AmiS/UreI family transporter encodes MLGVILLYVGMVLISNGLYRLQGTQDKSVVVMNLFTGGLSLLLNLVALSYGIVANKDSSWFYASATGLLFAFTYLYTAINSMFDLDQKLYGWFSLFVAINAIPAGILCFYGYGGNTLYGIIWFLWGILWFTGFLENTLGKNLGKFVGYLSVGEGIITAWIPGFLMLLDLWPK; translated from the coding sequence ATGCTTGGTGTTATTTTATTGTATGTAGGAATGGTGTTAATAAGCAATGGTCTTTACCGATTACAAGGAACACAAGATAAATCAGTCGTGGTGATGAATCTATTTACAGGTGGATTAAGTTTACTTTTAAACCTGGTAGCTCTTTCTTACGGGATAGTAGCGAATAAAGATTCATCGTGGTTTTATGCCAGTGCGACTGGTTTATTATTTGCGTTTACGTATCTCTATACAGCAATTAATTCAATGTTTGATTTAGATCAGAAGCTTTATGGCTGGTTCAGTTTATTTGTAGCAATCAACGCGATTCCAGCAGGAATATTATGTTTTTATGGGTATGGCGGAAATACGTTATACGGAATAATTTGGTTTCTCTGGGGAATTCTTTGGTTTACAGGATTTCTTGAAAATACACTCGGAAAAAATCTGGGGAAATTTGTGGGTTATCTATCGGTAGGGGAAGGAATCATTACTGCTTGGATTCCTGGATTCTTAATGCTACTTGATTTATGGCCAAAATAA
- the truA gene encoding tRNA pseudouridine(38-40) synthase TruA, protein MPRYKAIIAYDGTNFNGFQAQPNGRTVQEELEKTLRKMNNGKTITIFGSGRTDAGVHAAGQVIHFDYPQTRDLEKMRYALDTQTPEDIAVKSVEIVPDDFHARYHVVEKIYQFRVDIGKPRSPFKRFYASYFPYEVDIKKIRRALTDLVGTHDFTSFCASGTEIEDKVRTIHEARLEINEAGDELVFTFRGDGFLYKMIRILVGTLLKMGNGRMDETRIPEIIAAKDRNLAGPTAHPEGLYLVEVKYE, encoded by the coding sequence ATGCCACGCTATAAAGCAATAATTGCGTATGACGGAACAAATTTTAATGGTTTTCAAGCTCAACCAAATGGACGTACTGTCCAAGAAGAGCTTGAAAAGACATTGAGAAAAATGAATAACGGCAAAACGATCACGATTTTTGGTTCTGGTCGGACAGATGCAGGGGTTCACGCCGCTGGACAAGTGATTCATTTTGATTATCCACAGACGAGAGATTTGGAAAAAATGCGTTATGCTCTAGATACTCAAACACCTGAAGATATCGCTGTTAAAAGTGTAGAAATCGTACCAGATGATTTCCATGCTCGTTATCATGTTGTTGAGAAGATTTATCAATTTCGGGTAGATATCGGGAAACCAAGAAGTCCGTTTAAACGATTCTACGCTAGCTACTTTCCTTATGAAGTGGATATTAAAAAGATTCGAAGAGCATTGACTGATTTAGTTGGAACGCATGATTTTACGTCATTTTGTGCTTCTGGTACCGAGATTGAGGACAAAGTTCGAACGATTCATGAAGCAAGACTTGAGATCAATGAAGCGGGAGACGAACTGGTTTTTACATTTCGTGGAGATGGTTTTTTGTATAAGATGATCCGAATATTGGTAGGAACACTTCTTAAAATGGGAAATGGTCGAATGGATGAAACAAGAATTCCTGAAATCATTGCCGCTAAAGATCGGAATTTAGCTGGACCAACTGCACATCCAGAAGGGCTGTATTTGGTTGAAGTGAAATATGAATGA
- the ureG gene encoding urease accessory protein UreG, with translation MKKTVIIGVGGPVGSGKTLLIERLVRQMNEDLNVAVITNDIYTKEDAKFLCDNSVLSEDRIIGVETGGCPHTAIREDASMNFAAIEQLEERFEDLDVIFLESGGDNLAATFSPELVDSSIYIIDVAQGEKIPRKAGQGMIKSDLFIINKIDLAPYVGADLDVMKKDTEVFREDNTFLFTNLKDQEGVAAVNEWIRKNVLLEGL, from the coding sequence ATGAAAAAAACAGTAATAATTGGTGTCGGTGGACCCGTTGGATCAGGGAAAACATTACTTATTGAACGTTTAGTTAGACAAATGAATGAGGATTTGAACGTTGCAGTAATAACCAATGATATCTATACAAAAGAAGATGCAAAATTCTTATGTGATAACTCTGTTTTAAGTGAAGATCGTATTATCGGTGTAGAAACTGGAGGATGTCCACACACAGCAATTCGTGAAGATGCATCAATGAATTTTGCAGCTATTGAACAATTAGAAGAACGATTTGAAGATTTAGATGTAATTTTTTTGGAAAGTGGTGGGGATAATTTAGCCGCAACGTTTAGTCCAGAATTAGTCGATTCCTCTATTTATATTATTGATGTGGCCCAAGGAGAAAAAATTCCTAGAAAAGCAGGTCAAGGAATGATCAAGAGTGATTTATTTATCATCAATAAAATCGATCTGGCTCCGTATGTTGGTGCTGATTTAGATGTCATGAAAAAAGACACCGAAGTTTTTCGAGAAGATAATACTTTTTTATTTACTAACTTAAAGGATCAAGAAGGGGTAGCAGCCGTAAATGAATGGATCCGTAAAAATGTTTTACTAGAAGGATTATAA
- a CDS encoding urease accessory protein UreE — protein MILTAIDSNLDEIDDITKYHVETVRLNSDDLNKRILRVTTDHGNDYGIRLTSESEALRNGSIFFVDDHNILVIAVRSEEMIIIKPSTMDEMGEIAHLLGNTHKPVVVEDGKIVLEVDPTVVDLLNKKDIDYEIKKIKLKKALKHVDLSHEH, from the coding sequence ATGATTTTGACAGCTATTGATTCAAATCTTGATGAAATCGATGATATTACGAAATATCATGTTGAAACTGTTAGATTAAACAGTGATGATTTAAACAAAAGAATTTTAAGGGTAACCACAGATCATGGCAACGATTATGGGATTCGATTAACAAGTGAAAGTGAAGCGTTGCGTAATGGTTCTATCTTTTTTGTCGATGACCATAACATTTTAGTCATTGCGGTACGCTCTGAAGAAATGATTATCATTAAACCGTCAACGATGGATGAAATGGGTGAAATTGCTCACTTACTTGGAAATACACATAAACCTGTTGTTGTAGAAGACGGGAAAATTGTTTTAGAAGTAGATCCAACTGTAGTTGATCTTTTAAATAAAAAGGACATAGACTACGAGATTAAAAAAATCAAGTTGAAAAAAGCTTTGAAACATGTGGACTTGTCGCATGAACATTAA
- the ureC gene encoding urease subunit alpha, with product MSFKMDRSKYAQMFGPIVGDSVRLGDTDLFAAIEKDYTIHGEESKFGGGKVLRDGMGQSATETRAANPLVVDTIITNATIIDYTGIIKADIGIRDGKIIAIGKGGNPDNMDDIDFVVGASTEAISAEGLIVTAGGLDIHVHFISPGLAQAGLDNGITTLFGGGTGPADGTNSATTSPGKWHIERMLQSAENLPINIGVMAKGAGAVPETIAEQIEAGAMAIKNHEDWGATAAGIDNSLKAADQYDVQFAVHTDSLNEGGFVQNTLDAFQGRTVHTFHTEGAGGGHAPDIMVVAGHDNVLPSSTNPTNPYTINEISELFDMVMVCHNLDPKLPEDVSFAESRVRKQTIAAEDVLHDMGALSIMTSDAMAMGRVGEVAMRCWQLADKMKKQRGPLDGDSEFNDNNRIKRYIAKYTINPAITNGVSDYIGSVEVGKYADLVIWEPAKFGAKPKMVLKMGMISYGVMGDASSSLPTPQPRLMRDLFGACGKAVTATNITFVSQFAYDHGIKENIGLEKVVLPVHNTRNLTKRDMKLNNFSPKTITVDPHTFDVKIDDELITCDPVDTVALSQRYYLF from the coding sequence ATGAGCTTTAAAATGGATAGAAGTAAATACGCGCAAATGTTTGGCCCAATAGTCGGGGATAGTGTTCGATTAGGAGATACGGATTTATTTGCCGCAATTGAAAAGGATTATACGATTCACGGTGAAGAAAGCAAGTTTGGTGGAGGAAAAGTTTTGAGAGATGGCATGGGGCAAAGCGCTACAGAAACTCGTGCAGCAAATCCACTGGTTGTAGATACAATTATCACCAATGCAACAATCATTGACTATACAGGAATTATTAAAGCGGATATAGGGATCCGCGATGGTAAGATCATCGCCATTGGTAAAGGCGGAAATCCAGATAATATGGATGACATAGACTTTGTCGTTGGTGCTAGTACGGAAGCAATTTCTGCTGAGGGTCTAATCGTAACAGCGGGTGGATTGGATATTCATGTTCATTTTATTTCACCAGGTTTAGCACAAGCGGGACTTGATAATGGTATTACAACATTATTCGGTGGGGGAACAGGTCCAGCTGATGGAACAAATTCAGCGACTACATCACCTGGTAAATGGCATATCGAACGAATGCTTCAGTCAGCCGAAAACTTACCGATCAACATTGGTGTTATGGCAAAAGGTGCGGGTGCTGTACCTGAAACGATTGCAGAACAAATTGAAGCGGGTGCCATGGCGATAAAAAACCATGAAGATTGGGGCGCAACTGCTGCTGGAATTGATAATTCACTGAAAGCTGCTGATCAATACGATGTTCAATTTGCGGTTCATACTGATTCGCTTAATGAAGGGGGATTCGTTCAAAATACGTTAGATGCTTTTCAAGGACGAACAGTGCATACATTCCATACTGAAGGTGCAGGTGGTGGACACGCACCAGATATCATGGTAGTAGCGGGGCACGATAATGTGTTGCCTTCATCAACGAATCCAACAAATCCTTATACGATCAATGAAATCAGTGAACTATTTGATATGGTCATGGTTTGTCATAACTTGGATCCGAAATTACCAGAAGACGTGTCATTTGCAGAATCTCGTGTACGTAAACAAACGATTGCAGCAGAAGATGTTTTACATGATATGGGTGCACTAAGTATTATGACTTCTGATGCAATGGCTATGGGACGTGTTGGTGAAGTTGCAATGCGTTGTTGGCAGTTGGCAGATAAAATGAAAAAACAACGTGGACCTTTAGATGGTGATAGTGAATTTAACGATAATAATCGGATCAAACGATATATTGCGAAATACACAATAAATCCAGCCATCACAAACGGTGTATCAGATTATATCGGATCCGTTGAAGTAGGCAAATATGCTGATTTAGTCATTTGGGAACCAGCGAAGTTTGGAGCAAAACCCAAAATGGTTTTAAAAATGGGCATGATTAGTTATGGTGTGATGGGAGATGCAAGTTCAAGTCTACCTACACCACAACCTCGTCTAATGAGAGATCTCTTTGGGGCATGCGGCAAGGCTGTGACTGCCACAAATATTACATTCGTTTCACAGTTTGCATACGATCATGGAATCAAGGAAAACATTGGACTTGAAAAAGTAGTTTTACCTGTTCATAATACAAGAAATTTAACCAAGCGAGACATGAAATTAAATAATTTCAGTCCAAAAACGATTACCGTTGACCCTCATACATTTGATGTGAAGATTGATGACGAATTGATTACTTGTGATCCCGTCGACACTGTGGCGTTAAGCCAAAGATATTACCTATTCTAA
- a CDS encoding energy-coupling factor transporter transmembrane component T family protein — translation MMNKLIFGRYIPGDSFIHRMDPRAKLIASFYFIGIIFLANNWQTYGILAIFTLFAIFLSKVNIRFFIRGIKPLIWLILFTVALQMLFTQGGEVYFKWGIFTITEFGVINGLFIFCRFVLIIFMSTLLTLTTPPLDLSDAIEYLLRPLKVVRFPVHEVSLMLSIALRFVPTLMDETEKIMNAQRARGVDFGEGNLIQKMKAVVPLLIPLFVSSFNRAEDLATAMEARGYQGGDGRTKYRILHWQVTDTAVMLVFAVLTVMLIFMRS, via the coding sequence ATGATGAATAAATTGATTTTTGGTCGCTATATTCCAGGAGATTCTTTTATTCATAGGATGGACCCACGCGCAAAATTGATTGCTAGCTTTTATTTTATTGGGATCATCTTTTTGGCGAACAATTGGCAGACATATGGTATTTTAGCTATTTTTACATTATTTGCAATTTTTCTATCCAAAGTGAATATCCGTTTCTTTATTCGAGGAATCAAACCGCTGATTTGGTTGATTCTGTTCACGGTTGCGTTACAGATGTTGTTTACCCAAGGCGGAGAAGTTTACTTTAAGTGGGGAATTTTTACAATCACTGAATTTGGTGTGATCAACGGATTATTTATTTTCTGTCGGTTTGTGTTGATTATCTTTATGTCTACATTACTTACATTGACAACACCGCCTCTGGACCTCTCAGATGCAATCGAATATTTATTGCGTCCATTAAAGGTAGTTCGTTTTCCTGTGCATGAAGTGTCATTGATGTTATCGATCGCGTTGCGTTTTGTGCCAACTTTGATGGATGAAACAGAGAAGATCATGAATGCACAACGGGCTCGTGGAGTGGATTTTGGCGAAGGGAACCTGATTCAAAAAATGAAAGCTGTGGTACCGCTGTTGATTCCGTTATTTGTGAGTAGTTTTAATCGAGCAGAAGATTTAGCAACTGCGATGGAAGCACGTGGCTACCAAGGTGGGGACGGCCGGACAAAATATCGGATTCTTCATTGGCAGGTAACAGATACAGCTGTTATGTTGGTATTTGCAGTCTTAACTGTAATGCTGATTTTTATGAGAAGTTAG
- a CDS encoding urease subunit beta codes for MIPGEYKLAKEPVVCNEGYDAITLEVKNVGDRAVQVGSHFHFYEANEEGLKFDREKARGKRLDIPAGTAIRFEPGETRKVNLIDVGGKRRIYGFNDKINGFLDDDRTK; via the coding sequence ATGATTCCAGGAGAATATAAGTTAGCAAAAGAGCCAGTTGTATGTAATGAAGGGTATGATGCCATCACTTTAGAGGTGAAAAATGTTGGTGATCGAGCTGTTCAGGTGGGGTCACATTTTCACTTCTATGAAGCAAACGAAGAAGGCTTGAAATTTGATCGTGAAAAAGCAAGAGGCAAACGTCTAGATATACCTGCAGGTACTGCAATCCGTTTTGAACCAGGTGAAACCCGTAAAGTGAATTTGATTGACGTAGGTGGAAAACGCCGTATTTATGGTTTCAATGATAAAATAAATGGTTTTTTAGATGATGACCGCACAAAATAG